A window from Citrus sinensis cultivar Valencia sweet orange chromosome 5, DVS_A1.0, whole genome shotgun sequence encodes these proteins:
- the LOC102624390 gene encoding putative disease resistance protein RGA3: MVDAIISPLLEQLTSMAVDEGKEQVRLVTGVGKEAEKLTAKLQTIQAVLHDAEKKQIKEETVRLWLDRLRCACYDMEDVLGEWNTATLKLQINGVDDHENEALVPKKKVCSFFPAASCFGCKPIFLRRRIALKMKDINETLDDIDKQKDVFGFAESNERADQRVPSISSIDESDIFGRQKEKNELVNRLLCESSEEQKGPCVISLVGMGGIGKTTLAQLAYNNDDVKKHFEKRIWVCVSDPFDEFRIARAIIEALTGSAPNFGEFQSLMQHVQGCVEGKKFLLVLDDVWNKHYSKWEPFYNCLKNGVHGSKILITTRDETTAHDMRSTKIIRIDLLLEKECWSIFESLAFFGKSMEGCENLKKIGREIVGKCKGLPLAVKTIGSLLRSKNTEEEWQNILKSEIWDHEVVERGLLAPLLLSYNELPSKVKHCFSYCAVFPKDLEIRKYKLIELWMAQGYLNEKGNKEMEDIGEEYFNILASSSFFQEFERDGDGKVYKCKMHDLVHDLAQFICRNECLTVEIPGVMSSFEQKKVLHLRLTIDEETSVPIAIWNSVKRMRRLRSLLVVGGDYSWSSKVLPQLFDKLTCLRALTLEADNWSHYCIKKIPKNIEKLLHLKYLSLAHQEEIERLPEALCELYNLKRLNVDHCENLRELPRGIGRLRKLMYLHNLGTHSLRYLPVGIGELIRLREVREFVVGGGYDRACSLGSLKKLNLRRQCRIRGLGGVSDAGEARRAELEKKKYLFDLELDFDHIRGGDEEQAGRRENEEDEDERLLEALGPPPNLKKLQISEYRGRRNVVPRNWIMSLTNLRVFSIFGSRNCEHLPPLGKLPSLEDLYIAGMDSVKRVGNEFLGVESDTDGSSVIAFPKLKLLTFWGMSELEEWDFVTAIKGEIIIMPRLSSLTIRNCRKLKALPDHLLQKSTLQRLEISMECPVLEERYRKETGEDWPKIRHIPDIYI; the protein is encoded by the coding sequence ATGGTTGATGCGATCATTTCCCCTCTCTTGGAGCAGCTGACTTCAATGGCTGTCGATGAGGGAAAGGAACAAGTGAGGCTGGTAACGGGCGTCGGAAAGGAAGCGGAGAAGCTGACCGCCAAACTCCAAACCATTCAAGCTGTGCTCCATGATGCtgaaaaaaagcaaataaaggAGGAAACTGTCAGACTCTGGCTCGATCGACTCAGATGCGCATGTTACGACATGGAAGATGTCTTGGGTGAATGGAACACTGCAACGCTCAAACTGCAAATCAATGGAGTGGATGACCATGAGAATGAAGCTCTCGTTCCTAAGAAGAAGGTATGTTCCTTCTTTCCTGCTGCCTCTTGCTTTGGCTGcaaaccaatttttttacGTCGTCGCATTGCTCTCAAGATGAAAGACATCAATGAAACTCTTGATGATATTGACAAACAAAAAGACGTGTTTGGTTTTGCTGAGAGTAATGAGAGAGCGGATCAACGAGTACCAAGTATCTCCTCAATTGATGAGTCCGACATATTTGGTAGACAAAAAGAGAAGAACGAACTCGTTAATAGGCTGTTATGTGAGAGTAGTGAAGAGCAGAAAGGCCCCTGTGTCATCTCACTTGTTGGGATGGGGGGCATAGGCAAAACTACTCTTGCTCAATTAGCCTACAACAacgatgatgttaaaaaacattttgagAAAAGAATATGGGTCTGTGTGTCAGACCCGTTTGATGAGTTCAGAATTGCTAGAGCAATCATTGAGGCTCTAACAGGTTCTGCCCCTAACTTTGGTGAGTTTCAATCTCTCATGCAACATGTTCAAGGATGTGTTGAAGGCaagaaatttcttcttgtcttAGACGACGTGTGGAATAAACATTACTCTAAATGGGAACCATTCTACAATTGTTTAAAGAATGGTGTCCAcggaagtaaaattttaattactacACGTGATGAAACTACTGCCCATGATATGAGATCAACTAAAATTATCCGAATTGATCTTTTGTTGGAAAAGGAATGCTGGTCAATTTTTGAGTCATTAGCATTTTTCGGCAAGTCCATGGAGGGATgtgagaatttaaaaaaaattggtcgAGAAATTGTAGGAAAATGCAAGGGCTTACCTCTAGCTGTAAAGACCATTGGTAGTCTTTTAAGGTCTAAAAACACTGAAGAAGAatggcaaaatattttaaagagtgAGATATGGGATCACGAAGTGGTTGAGAGAGGTCTATTGGCCCCTCTGTTGTTGAGTTACAATGAATTGCCCTCTAAGGTAAAACATTGTTTCTCATATTGTGCTGTTTTTCCTAAAGACCTTGAAATACGGAAGTATAAGTTAATTGAACTATGGATGGCTCAAGGTTACCTTAATGAGAAAGGAAACAAAGAGATGGAGGACATAGGTGAAGAGTATTTCAACATTTTAGCTAGTAGTTCATTTTTTCAAGAGTTCGAAAGAGATGGTGATGGTAAAGTCTATAAGTGCAAAATGCACGATTTAGTGCACGACCTTGCCCAATTTATATGCAGGAATGAATGTTTAACAGTGGAAATTCCTGGTGTTATGAGTTCCTTTGAGCAGAAAAAAGTTCTTCATTTAAGGTTAACTATAGACGAGGAGACTTCAGTCCCGATAGCCATTTGGAATAGTGTTAAGAGAATGAGACGATTGCGTAGCCTCTTGGTTGTAGGTGGTGATTATTCATGGTCTAGCAAAGTTTTacctcaattatttgataaactaaCTTGTTTAAGGGCATTAACATTAGAGGCGGATAACTGGAGTCAttattgcataaaaaaaattccaaaaaatatagaaaaattgttACATCTGAAATACCTTAGTTTGGCCCATCAAGAGGAGATAGAAAGATTACCTGAGGCGTTGTGTGAGTTGTATAATTTAAAACGTTTAAACGTTGATCATTGTGAAAATCTTAGAGAATTACCTCGAGGGATTGGGAGGTTAAGAAAGCTGATGTATTTACACAATTTGGGGACTCATTCTTTAAGATACTTGCCGGTAGGGATTGGGGAATTAATCAGGCTTCGGGAAGTGAGAGAGTTTGTTGTGGGCGGAGGGTATGACAGAGCATGTAGCCTTGGGTCTCTTAAAAAGCTTAACCTCCGTCGACAATGTAGAATACGTGGGCTGGGTGGTGTGTCAGATGCGGGGGAGGCTAGAAGGGctgaacttgagaaaaagaaatatctcTTTGATTTGGAACTTGATTTTGATCATATAAGAGGTGGAGATGAAGAACAAGCTGGGAGGAGGGAGAATGAGGAGGATGAAGATGAACGGcttcttgaagccttgggaccACCtcctaatttaaagaaattacagATTTCTGAATACAGAGGGAGGAGGAATGTTGTTCCCAGAAATTGGATCATGTCACTAACCAATTTAAGGGTTTTCAGTATTTTCGGGTCCAGAAATTGCGAGCATTTGCCTCCTTTGGGAAAATTGCCATCTCTTGAAGATCTTTATATTGCAGGAATGGATAGTGTGAAAAGAGTGGGTAATGAATTTTTGGGAGTAGAAAGTGATACGGATGGCTCCTCAGTTATTGCCTTTCCCAAATTGAAACTGCTCACATTTTGGGGTATGAGCGAACTGGAAGAGTGGGATTTCGTGACTGCAATAAAGGGAGAAATCATAATCATGCCACGTCTTTCTTCCTTGACTATTAGGAATTGCCGTAAATTAAAAGCACTGCCCGATCACCTTCTTCAGAAGTCAACACTCCAGAGATTGGAGATTTCGATGGAATGTCCTGTTTTAGAAGAACGTTACAGAAAGGAGACAGGAGAGGACTGGCCTAAGATACGCCACATTCCCGACATCTACATTTAG
- the LOC102614702 gene encoding cyclin-P3-1: MVRNGKLVESETYSSLGLVDSPGKKSSSSPRVLSILSSVLERSIQKNESSSKASKKKEVVTIFHCSQAPSLSIRQYIERIFKYSRCSPSCSVVAYIYLDRFLQRISGCLTRLNVHRLLITSFLVAAKFVDDECYNNAYYAKIGGISTAEMNKLELNFLFTLEFKLHVTTEVFAKYCSQLDMEGAAAEESWVSPMIKALGTKLRRLNRDGKT; encoded by the exons ATGGTGCGCAATGGCAAACTAGTTGAATCAGAAACTTATTCATCACTAGGTTTAGTTGATTCTCCAGGTAAAAAAAGTTCATCATCTCCTCGTGTCTTGTCGATTCTTTCATCAGTTCTTGAGAGATCAATCCAGAAAAATGAATCTTCATCGAAGGCATCAAAAAAGAAGGAAGTTGTCACAATATTTCATTGTTCACAAGCACCAAGTTTGAGCATTAGACAATACATTGAACGCATATTCAAGTACTCCAGGTGCAGTCCTTCTTGTTCTGTTGTTGCATACATATACCTTGATCGATTCCTCCAACGAATCAGTGGTTGCCTTACGAGACTCAACGTTCATCGCCTTCTGATCACGAGCTTTCTAGTGGCTGCAAAATTTGTCGATGATGA GTGCTATAACAATGCATATTATGCCAAAATAGGAGGGATAAGCACCGCAGAAATGAACAAGCTTGAGCTGAATTTCTTGTTTACTCTGGAGTTTAAGCTTCACGTGACTACAGAGGTTTTCGCGAAGTACTGTTCACAGCTAGACATGGAAGGAGCAGCAGCCGAAGAGTCGTGGGTTAGTCCGATGATCAAAGCATTGGGAACCAAACTTCGCCGGCTCAACAGGGACGGCAAAACCTGA
- the LOC102615004 gene encoding mitochondrial Rho GTPase 1-like isoform X1 codes for MAKASAANSGPGGKTGVRIVVCGEKGTGKSSLIVTAAADTFPANVPPVLPPTRLPEDFYPDRVPITIIDTPSSVEDRGKLGEELRRADAVVLTYACDRPETLDELSTFWLPELRRLEVKVPVIVVGCKLDLRDENQQVSLEQVMMPIMQQFREIETCIECSALKQIQVPEVFYYAQKAVLHPTGPLFDQESQALKPRCVRALKRIFILCDHDRDGALSDAELNDFQVKCFNSPLQPSEIVGVKRVVQEKLREGVNERGLTLAGFLFLHALFIEKGRLETTWTVLRKFGYNNDIKLADELIPYSAFKRAPDQSVELTNEAIDFLKGIFELFDADDDNSLRPIEVEDLFSTAPECPWDEAPYKDAAEKTALGGLSLDGFLSEWALMTLLDPARSVENLIYIGYPGDPSSAIRVTRKRRIDRKKQQAERNVFQCFVFGPKKAGKSALLNSFLGRPFSDNYTPTTDERYAVNVVDQPGGTKKTVVLREIPEEAVAKLLSNKDSLAACDIAVFVHDSSDESSWKRATELLVEVASHGEDTGFEVPCLIVAAKDDLDSFAMAIQDSIRVSQDMGIEAPIPVSSKLGDFNIIFRRIVQAAEHPHLSIPETEAGRTRKQYHRLINRSLMIVSVGAAVTIVGLAAYRVYLARKNSSSS; via the exons ATGGCAAAAGCGTCAGCGGCAAATTCAGGCCCAGGCGGTAAAACAGGAGTAAGAATTGTTGTATGTGGAGAAAAGGGTACCGGAAAATCGAGTTTGATTGTGACAGCCGCCGCAGACACTTTTCCCGCCAATGTCCCACCGGTGTTGCCGCCTACCAGGCTGCCAGAAGACTTCTACCCGGACCGCGTCCCCATTACCATCATTGATACTCCTTCAAG CGTGGAGGATAGAGGTAAACTAGGTGAAGAACTCAGGCGGGCTGATGCTGTTGTGCTAACTTATGCGTGTGATCGACCTGAGACTCTTGATGAATTGAGTACTTTCTGGCTTCCAGAACTTCGTCGATTAGAG GTGAAAGTGCCAGTTATAGTGGTGGGTTGTAAGCTTGATTTAAGAGATGAGAACCAGCAGGTGAGCCTGGAACAGGTGATGATGCCAATAATGCAACAGTTTCGAGAGATTGAAACTTGCATAGAGTGTTCAGCATTGAAACAAATTCAG GTCCCCGAGGTTTTCTACTATGCACAGAAGGCAGTGCTTCATCCAACAGGCCCTTTATTTGACCAGGAATCACAAGCTTTGAAGCCTCGGTGTGTGAGGGCCTTGAAGCGTATCTTCATTCTTTGTGATCATGACAGGGATGGCGCCCTTAGTGATGCAGAGCTGAATGATTTTCAG GTCAAATGCTTCAATTCTCCATTACAACCTTCTGAAATAGTAGGTGTTAAAAGGGTTGTACAAGAAAAATTGCGAGAAGGAGTCAATGAACGTGGGCTTACATTGGCAGGGTTCCTATTCCTCCATGcactatttatagaaaaaggGCGTCTCGAGACGACATGGACTGTCCTAAGGAAATTTGGCTATAACAATGATATTAAACTTGCGGATGAATTGATTCCATATTCAGCATTCAAACGAGCACCTGACCAG AGCGTGGAGCTGACTAATGAAGCTATCGACTTTTTGAAGGGAATATTTGAATTGTTCGACGCTGATGAT GATAATTCTCTGCGACCCATTGAAGTTGAGGATCTGTTTTCTACCGCGCCAGAATG TCCTTGGGATGAAGCTCCATATAAGGACGCTGCAGAAAAAACTGCATTGGGAGGActatctcttgatgggtttttgTCAGAG TGGGCACTTATGACGCTCTTAGACCCGGCTCGTAGCGTGGAAAACTTGATATACATTGGATATCCGGGTGATCCTTCTTCTGCCATCCGTGTAACGAGGAAAAGGCGTATAGATCGTAAAAAACAACAAGCCGAAAGAAATGTCTTCCAGTGCTTTGTCTTTGGGCCTAAAAAGGCTGGAAAATCTGCACTACTGAATTCTTTTCTAGGAAG GCCCTTCTCCGATAATTATACTCCAACCACTGATGAGCGATATGCAGTAAATGTTGTCGATCAACCTGGG GGAACGAAGAAAACTGTTGTGTTACGAGAAATTCCTGAAGAAGCAGTTGCAAAACTGCTGTCGAATAAAGATTCTTTGGCCGCCTGCGACATAGCAgtatttgttcatgatag TTCCGATGAGTCCTCATGGAAAAGAGCAACTGAATTGCTTGTGGAAGTTGCCAGTCATGGTGAAGATACTGGCTTTGAGGTGCCTTGCCTCATTGTAGCAGCTAAAGATGATCTGGATTCATTTGCAATGGCTATTCAGGATTCTATCAGG GTTAGTCAGGATATGGGGATAGAGGCTCCGATACCTGTTAGCTCGAAGTTGGGtgattttaacattattttccgGAGGATCGTACAGGCAGCAGAGCATCCTCATTTGAGCATTCCAGAAACTGAAGCTGGGAGAACCAGAAAGCAATACCATAGACTAATAAATCGCTCTCTTATGATTGTTTCAG TAGGAGCAGCAGTTACTATTGTCGGACTTGCAGCTTACCGTGTCTACTTGGCAAGGAAGAATTCTTCCTCATCATAA